A window of the Arachis duranensis cultivar V14167 chromosome 5, aradu.V14167.gnm2.J7QH, whole genome shotgun sequence genome harbors these coding sequences:
- the LOC110280904 gene encoding E3 ubiquitin-protein ligase MBR1-like — protein sequence MLPINNNNAGAEIIHISDEEPDLESSLLEVNINSAPSILSTTEQTNQPASNLLTLQRNLGISTANNNHQQDGVSLDLSLHQFDGDGGGSSSTIDVTDGGPGGGGGGGDGLLRSVLNNTSTRHIMPIKRTAPGYARREFTVGESSSAGGAGGGSVAQPMAAPKRRPTANENAALRVSSSSNTCTCTPSPTCALHASANNNLSSSSREQPHETANNNNNPQNVVCVPSSLSPISEMQRALQSDSFQVLQPTTTTPPPPPNNNNNNNATLGILQLDDGSFIYPQHVFDSSHHHQLHHGHQHAPINSLYHHGHQRYFFSADTSPFRPASINYMENLPHHQYAGSSSSSPSPLPWSTVIRPRAIPSVSLPHGVGGSNTESDTGNNYPSGRGIITETHNRGNSSSSTQLVESLVQNAGTPSAFQHLSDAALAWIGRLNSHDETLTRMSSSSTTDNTHHRPLRASAIAETYNLPTYFADDSRRLRREIRSAIQHLPNGDSVRLEELLIIEYSIYNLLASIEELEDANLPQYEPLEDGQRVMNPLGLTETEVAACIGREIFQTVGEQPQNIDACGICLEDYVHGEELGRLDCAHRYHLSCISQWLLIKNRCPVCKKMALTIIDLEDDE from the exons ATGCTCccaattaacaataataacgCTGGTGCTGAAATAATTCACATCAGTGACGAAGAACCAGATCTGGAATCATCGTTGTTAGAAGTCAACATTAATTCTGCCCCTTCAATTTTATCAACAACGGAACAAACCAATCAACCTGCCTCAAATCTTTTAACATTACAAAGAAATTTGGGAATCAGCACCGCCAACAACAACCACCAACAAGATGGTGTCTCACTCGATTTATCCTTACACCAGTTTGACGGTGATGGTGGTGGCAGCTCTTCTACTATTGATGTCACCGATGGCGGccctggtggtggtggtggaggtggaGATGGTCTCTTGAGGAGCGTTCTCAACAATACTTCTACTAGGCACATCATGCCTATCAAAAGAACTGCACCTGGTTATGCTCGCCGAGAGTTTACGGTGGGTGAGAGCTCAAGTGCCGGTGGTGCTGGTGGTGGATCTGTTGCTCAACCTATGGCAGCCCCCAAGCGCCGCCCCACCGCTAATGAAAATGCGGCGCTGCGCGTTTCATCATCATCTAATACCTGCACTTGTACCCCTTCTCCCACTTGCGCTCTCCATGCTTCCGCCAATAATAATCTTTCTTCATCTTCCAGGGAACAACCCCATGAAACtgctaacaacaacaacaaccccCAAAATGTTGTTTGTGTTCCTTCCAGTTTGTCGCCAATTTCTGAGATGCAACGAGCTCTTCAGTCTGATAGCTTTCAAGTCCTTCAacctactactactactcctcctcctcctcctaacaacaacaacaacaacaacgcaACACTTGGTATTCTGCAACTTGATGATGGTTCCTTTATTTACCCGCAACATGTTTTTGATAGTAGCCACCACCACCAACTCCACCATGGCCATCAGCACGCGCCAATTAATTCGCTTTACCACCATGGCCATCAACGTTATTTCTTCTCTGCTGACACTTCTCCATTCCGCCCAGCCTCAATCAATTACATGGAAAATCTTCCTCATCATCAGTACGCCGGTTCTTCGTCTTCGTCTCCTTCCCCTCTTCCTTGGAGCACCGTGATTAGGCCAAGGGCTATTCCCTCTGTGTCTCTCCCTCACGGAGTTGGAGGAAGTAATACAGAATCTGACACCGGAAACAACTATCCTTCTGGAAGGGGAATAATCACTGAGACTCACAATCGTggaaactcatcatcatcaacacaGCTAGTGGAAAGCCTTGTACAAAACGCTGGTACCCCTTCTGCATTTCAGCACCTGTCGGACGCTGCTCTTGCATGGATTGGAAGGCTGAACTCTCATGACGAGACCTTGACGAGAATGTCATCATCTTCTACCACTGATAATACTCATCACAGGCCATTACGAGCTTCTGCTATTGCTGAGACCTATAATTTGCCTACTTATTTTGCTGATGATTCAAGAAGGCTTAGAAGAGAg ATCCGCAGTGCCATTCAACATCTGCCTAATGGAGACTCCGTTCGACTCGAG GAGCTTTTAATCATTGAGTACTCCATTTACAACTTGCTTGCCAGCATTGAGGAACTGGAGGATGCGAATTTGCCGCAATATGAG CCTCTGGAAGACGGGCAGCGAGTGATGAACCCTTTAGGACTGACGGAAACTGAGGTTGCAGCATGTATTGGACGGGAAATTTTCCAAACTGTTGGTGAGCAGCCTCAGAACATTGATGCATGCGGCATATGTCTG GAGGATTACGTTCACGGTGAAGAGCTTGGGAGATTGGATTGTGCGCACAGATATCACCTTTCTTGCATCAGTCAGTGGTTGCTCATCAAGAACAGATGCCCCGTTTGCAAGAAAATGGCTCTCACCATCATAGACTTGGAGGATGACGAGTAA